GTATAGGTGACTTGCGCGTTGAGCGTTCCGGTGACGGTAACCGTACCCGTGCCGTTTTCGCAGATTACCGGGGTCGGGGTCGATATCGTCGCAGTTGGCGCATCCGTAACCTCGATGCTCACGCTGCCAGTCGCAGCCTGTCCGCAGAATGGCGCAACGGCTGAGTTAACACCAACAAGGGTATATGTATGCGTTCCTGCAGTAGGCAATACCTCAAGGATAATAGCCTCGCCTGTAGCGTCTAATATGACTTGGTCAGCCGTACTGTCTAATGTATAAGTAACTGTAGCTCCTGGTTCTCCGGTAACTCTTACCCTCGAAGGGCTGCCAAGACATACCTGAGTGTCTACCTGGTGGATAGTTGCTGTAGGGTATGGCCTTACCGTGATGGTTACCGCAGAGGTCAGGTTGTCCTCGCACGGAGGAGTGCTAGTGGTCGATACCTTTACAAGCGTGTAGGTATAGGTACCCGGCGTAAGGGTTGTAGGTAGGCTTATGCTGCCATTGCCCGTTCCGTCAAGAGATACTGTCTGTGATGCTCCCGCTGGGTCCGTGTAGGTCACTACCGTGTTAGGCGTTCCCTGAACATTGATTGTAAGAGCAGAACCTTCACAGATTGGCGTATTTGGCGTAGTAATATTAGCTGTTGGCAAACCTCCTACAGTTACAGTAGCCGACCCTGTTAATGGTTGCGTACAAGTAACTCCAGCAGTTGTTAGGGTAGCATCAACTAAAGTATAAGTATATGGTGAATTTGCCGGAATAACAGCCGGTGTTGTGAAAGTATATACTCCGGTGTTTGTTCCTGTTCCGTCATCAACTAAAACAACAGATACTGTAGCTCCTGTATGGTCAGTATATTGAACGGTAGCTCCAGCTGTTCCTGTAATTGTAATAGTCGCTGTTGAATTTTCACAAATTTGTGCACTTCCGGATATAGTAGCTATAGGCGTAGGCACCAGACGTAAATCAAAGTAATACACATAATAGAATGTAGGATCCGCAATACTTTCTGCCCTAACATATACTCTATCTCCTGTAGTACCAGGATATGATGCTACTTCTGCAGGAGTAAGAGCTGTTGTAACATCATCAGCATCAGCTTCAGACTCATGGAAAGTTATCGAGAAGTCAGCTGGAAGCGGGTTACCTGCTTCGGCTGCTATTGCAGCATTGATTGCAGGCAATTCATTATTTAAATTAAAATTTTCCTGAAAATCATTATTAACGTCGCACAAAATCATAGGTGCAATTTCCTGCGCATCACAATCTCTTATGATCAAATCAAAAGGAAGAATGTAAGAGCAGTTGGAAATAATATCACGTATTTTAATATATACCGTCTTGGTCATATCTGGTGCAGGAAGTGTATACAACACCGGCGCATCTGTATCAGAAGGATCATAAAACGCTGTATTTATCGGATTGGCATCAAAATTCGCATCCGTAAGATTTTCATAATAATCAATCTCAAAATCATACGGATTCAAATTGTCAGGCGGTCCTGGGTCAATCGTACCGAGAACAACATCAGTATTGATTCCAATATCAAAAACCCTAGGGTTAGCATCAGTAGTACAATGCTTGATATTTTTTGGAGGATATCCTACAGGCTCCCCTACTTTTACAGTAGTACAATCTGTTGCTAAAAGTGGTGGAATTGCGGCATCACAACTCCCAAATGTGGCTCTAACACAATAATCTGTTGTCACTGCCGGACTAACTGTCAAACTTGGACCTGTTCCAATTACGACACCAGGATTGGCAGCTTCATACCACTCATAAGTAACAGGAACCATTGGACCATTAGGAGTAAATCTCCATGCTTCCGACTGAGTTTCCAATACCTGCCAAGTACCCACGTTTCTGTCCGGACTAGTTGGCGAATATCCTATAGAACCATCAGCGTTTTGAATACCGAGCAGACCTCTACCTCCTAACCAGTTCGGACAAGAGGTTCGTCTTCTCACATGGATTTCTATAATATTAGTAGACTCAAACAATACAATTTGGTATGATTGAAGACCAGAAGCCGCACAATTACCAAAAAGAGGAACGTCTTGCCAGTTGGCCACAAACGCCCTACAAGGGTAAGTTCCAACTGTAAAAAAATTAATTGCAGTACTTGCTATAGCACCATTATTTATCTGCAAATCCTGAAGCATCATGATTGCATTCTTATACGGAGGCCCATATCCCGGCCCCGTAGGAATACGATCACCAGGACCAAAAGAGAATCCACTCGGCCCAGTGGTATAAAGTCCTCCTGGTGAATCGGGATGACCTTGAATACTGAAAGTAACCGCTCCGTTATCTCCAATCAAACATTCGCTATATTTTTCCCCAAAAAAACAGAAGTTAAGCGGCACAGTTTGCTTTCCTCTCAAAGGAACTATCTGAGACCATCTGTCGTCTGTGGTGATACTTGTAACGTCATTTACGTTATCAGGGCTTCTCCACACAAAAGGAGTTTGAGAAATTACGTAACTTGTAGTTTGTCTAGGAATACTGTTAACAGGTGGTGAAGCCGTTATAGTCCTAGAATCACCAACGTTACAGATAGGCAAGGGGGTGTTCGCATTTACGCTGACACAGCCTAAATCCTGGCCATAACTATTCGTTAACAATAAAGCAAATAAGAATAATAAAAGATAATTCTTTTTCATTTTTAGATTATTTTGAGGAGCGAAATTTACATAAATTTAAGAAATAATTATCTTAAATTTTGAAAATTTTTAAATTTAACATCTATGGAATTTCTTTGCTATTTATTATTTATCTTTGCAGTCTTTAATACGTACTTACCATAATATATAATTTTCAATGACAAATAACGAAGATTTTCTAGACGAAATTGGAGATAACCATATTGCCACAAATGCAAAAAATCCTTTAAGAAGCGATGCCTTTGACATTACAGACGACCAAAAGATCGAGCTTATAAAAAAAGACGTAGAAAACATTCTCCTAACATTGGGGATGGACCTTACTGACGACAGTCTAAAAGGCACACCTAACCGCGTTGCCAAGATGTTTGTTAAGGAGATTTTTGGCGGTCTGAATCCGGCAAAAAAACCTAACGCTTCAACATTCATCAACAATTACAAATATGGCGAAATGCTGGTAGAAAAAAACATCACGGTGTATTCTACTTGCGAGCATCACCTGTTGCCAATTATCGGGAGAGCCCATGTTGCCTATATTTCTAACGGAAAAGTAGTTGGTCTTTCCAAAATGAACCGTATCGTTGAGTATTTTGCAAAACGTCCGCAGGTTCAGGAGCGCCTGACCATGCAGATTGTTCAGGAATTACAAAAAGTACTGAATACGGAAGATGTTGCCTGTGTAATTGATGCCAAGCACCTTTGTGTAAATTCCAGAGGAATAAAGGATATCGAAAGCAGCACCGTTACTTCAGAATTTGGAGGTAAATTTAAAAACGAGGCTACAAGACGAGAATTCTTAGATTATATTAAATTTGACACTCAGTTTTAAGCGACTAATCAAAATAGGCCTTACCCACTTTAGTCCTGAATTTTAAAATCGACAACCTATGCCATTGTACCAGACTCAAAATCTAAAAATATACAACTCTCTCTCCGGAGAAAAAGAAGTTTTCGTTCCCCTCCATGAGGGCAATGTAGGAATGTATGTTTGCGGACCAACAGTTTACAGCAATGTACATTTAGGAAACGTAAGAACGTTCATGTCATTTGATGTCGTTTTCAGGTACCTGCTTCATCTTGGCTACAAGGTAAGATATGTACGCAATATTACCGATGTAGGACATGTTGTAGATGATGAGGATGAAGGCGAAGATAAAATTGCAAAAAAGGCCCGTGTTGAAAAGCTTGAGCCTATGGAAATTGTGCAGCGTTATACTGTTGATTTTCATGAAATTTTAAAGGAGTTTAA
This is a stretch of genomic DNA from Flavobacterium lindanitolerans. It encodes these proteins:
- the folE gene encoding GTP cyclohydrolase I FolE, which gives rise to MTNNEDFLDEIGDNHIATNAKNPLRSDAFDITDDQKIELIKKDVENILLTLGMDLTDDSLKGTPNRVAKMFVKEIFGGLNPAKKPNASTFINNYKYGEMLVEKNITVYSTCEHHLLPIIGRAHVAYISNGKVVGLSKMNRIVEYFAKRPQVQERLTMQIVQELQKVLNTEDVACVIDAKHLCVNSRGIKDIESSTVTSEFGGKFKNEATRREFLDYIKFDTQF